CATTTTCCTCCAACCTTCCTATCTCTTAATCAAGCCgaatattttccattttcttcatttttttcaatcttcATCAATTTCCAAGAAACATCCTTTTGTGGATTGCCTCTTTACATCCACACATAGTTAgatacctatatatatatgtatgccAACTACTAATCCTATAATACTTCAAACAATATCTTTGTCCCATCAATCATCAAAGTccctcaaaaaataaatttcccTATAAAGAAATGAACTGCAATGATCAAAGCATCCCAAGATTGGTGAGGAGCCTCAAGAAAGGTTACAAAggcaagaaaaagaagagtgaCCAACTCAAAGTAGTTTACATTTCTAGCCCCATGAAGGTCAAGACGAGCGCCTCGAGATTTAGGTCACTTGTGCAAGAACTAACAGGTAAAAATTCCGATGTGTCTCAATACATGGATGAGAACACGGATTATTTGGCGAAAGACTTCTATCATGAGATTGATTGTGATGATCAATCTCCGGCCAAGGAGACGAACGACGGTCAATACCGGACTTATTCGTCGGTATCTACCGAAGATACCCCTACAAGCTCTGACTCCTTTCAAGAGCAGATGGACATTAGTGTGTTCACTTCTCAAATGAGAGAGGAATTTCAAGGGGTGTTTTCGTCCAATTCGTTTTATGACCCTTCGCAACTTGATGTTCTTGGAAGCTTCGATGAATTgctatgaatttatttttgtagtgtttataTAGGCCATGGTCTTATTAACACttcatttgtattttttcCTATCTTTGTATCATATGTTTATATTACAATCTTGTAGGAAATATTGCTTAgcatagtatttatttattatggaTAGGGTACTTGGATTAGGTGTTTTTATATTGAGACATGAATAATACCTAATTTCTAGTTATATCAAGAATCACGGAGTATCTTTTTAACGTTAGTTGTG
The sequence above is a segment of the Salvia hispanica cultivar TCC Black 2014 unplaced genomic scaffold, UniMelb_Shisp_WGS_1.0 HiC_scaffold_279, whole genome shotgun sequence genome. Coding sequences within it:
- the LOC125198802 gene encoding sigma factor binding protein 2, chloroplastic-like; protein product: MNCNDQSIPRLVRSLKKGYKGKKKKSDQLKVVYISSPMKVKTSASRFRSLVQELTGKNSDVSQYMDENTDYLAKDFYHEIDCDDQSPAKETNDGQYRTYSSVSTEDTPTSSDSFQEQMDISVFTSQMREEFQGVFSSNSFYDPSQLDVLGSFDELL